Proteins co-encoded in one uncultured Draconibacterium sp. genomic window:
- a CDS encoding glycoside hydrolase family 2 TIM barrel-domain containing protein has product MKLNFLILPVFLASIFSMKHVAAQLLPDWENPNVIGSNKEQPHAMLFHAEEKAGNPNLVSLNGIWKFKWSPDPQSRPVDFYAEDYSTKEWDDIMVPGNWELQGFGIPIYTNISYPFKKDEPRVSSEPPQHFTSYKNRNPVGCYASNFFVPEKWSNKQVFVNFGGVSSAMYLWVNGEKVGYSQGSMTPAEFDITKYIRKGENKMAIEVYRWCDGSYLEDQDMWRLSGIFRDVDLVARPKTFIRDFSVQAELEDNYSKALVDVRLNIDNRSNENCDGLKVEATISGYSATNDLVNVLLSKEIGFLKLQSENRIELSTVLENPRLWSAEIPYLYQLVLKLKNHKDEVLETFDWKLGIRKIEVKGEVFYVNGQAIKLKGVNRHEHHPRTGRYVNRQTVIRDIELMKQANINMVRTSHYPNDPIFYELCDKFGLYVMDENNQESHGYGIGNTVIGDSPEWKKAHVSRAVSMVERDKNHACVIMWSLGNEGGKGRNFEAMADTIKKLDPTRLVFSDSDRDVSAIYDEGYLHPDKLLVLANEITDKPVFMREYAHAMGNSEGNLKEYWDIINSQPDIAGAAIWDWVDQGIAKKIDGSPMKYENNPGELKLNDDEFWAYGGDFGDQPNDGAFCINGLVGADRIPHPHYYEVQKVYQYIDFQLENLSPLTVKITNNYGFTSASDINFVYEFLSNGKSIGSGLFDFPPLAPGSSQNVVISFPKDYDQANDEIILNLYARLKQPELWAETGFTVAREQFILKTTVPQKIGATVAELWVNETQSAVVVEAGNSRFSFDKTSGALSSWKVKGKELLKGSLEPYFWKPANDNQKRNGYDKRLGKWKEAAGRRKIEDVEVQKKEDLAVITFAEKLTDIGAGCELVYTINGNGKLQVEAAYTPEAEGIPLMPKFGMRMRLLSDLNTIDWYGRGPFENYPDRKTGYLIGLYQLKLENFISDYVVPQDNANRSDVRWFTLSNKKKESIKVTGLQALCFRAWPYIEEDLEKSRHPYELPQRDFINLNIDLNIHGVGGNDSWGARTLDKYTIDGNQSYKYGFILEYDAE; this is encoded by the coding sequence ATGAAATTAAATTTTTTGATTTTACCTGTTTTCTTAGCATCAATTTTTTCCATGAAACATGTGGCTGCACAGCTTTTGCCTGATTGGGAAAATCCGAATGTAATTGGTAGTAACAAAGAGCAACCTCATGCAATGCTTTTCCATGCTGAAGAAAAGGCCGGTAATCCGAATTTGGTCTCATTAAACGGGATTTGGAAATTTAAGTGGTCGCCCGATCCTCAATCGCGGCCGGTAGATTTTTATGCCGAAGATTATTCAACCAAAGAATGGGACGATATTATGGTGCCCGGAAACTGGGAGCTTCAAGGATTCGGTATTCCCATATATACCAATATTTCGTATCCGTTTAAAAAAGATGAACCACGTGTCAGCAGTGAGCCTCCCCAGCATTTTACTTCCTATAAAAACCGTAATCCGGTGGGGTGTTATGCTTCAAATTTCTTTGTGCCTGAAAAATGGAGCAATAAACAAGTATTTGTCAATTTTGGCGGGGTAAGTTCAGCCATGTATCTTTGGGTGAACGGTGAAAAAGTGGGTTATAGCCAGGGATCAATGACACCGGCTGAATTCGATATCACCAAATACATCCGAAAAGGCGAAAATAAAATGGCGATAGAAGTTTACCGCTGGTGCGACGGCAGTTATCTCGAAGATCAGGATATGTGGCGTTTGAGCGGTATTTTCAGGGATGTGGATTTGGTGGCCCGTCCAAAAACGTTTATTCGCGATTTTTCTGTTCAGGCCGAACTTGAAGACAATTATTCCAAAGCTTTAGTAGACGTTAGATTAAACATTGATAACCGTTCAAACGAAAACTGCGACGGTTTGAAAGTGGAAGCAACAATTTCAGGGTATTCGGCAACTAACGATTTGGTAAATGTTCTGCTCAGTAAAGAAATCGGTTTCTTGAAACTTCAATCCGAAAATAGGATTGAACTAAGCACGGTGCTCGAAAATCCCCGACTATGGTCGGCCGAGATTCCGTATTTATATCAACTTGTTCTAAAACTGAAAAACCACAAAGATGAAGTTCTTGAAACATTTGACTGGAAACTCGGGATAAGGAAAATAGAAGTAAAAGGTGAAGTTTTTTATGTTAATGGGCAAGCTATAAAGTTGAAGGGCGTCAACCGTCACGAGCATCATCCGCGCACTGGTAGGTATGTTAACCGACAAACTGTTATCAGAGATATTGAACTGATGAAGCAAGCGAATATAAATATGGTGCGAACCAGTCATTATCCTAACGATCCGATATTTTATGAATTGTGCGACAAGTTCGGACTTTATGTAATGGATGAAAACAACCAAGAGTCGCACGGTTACGGAATTGGCAATACTGTTATTGGCGATAGCCCGGAATGGAAAAAGGCTCATGTTTCGCGGGCGGTTTCAATGGTTGAACGCGATAAAAACCATGCCTGTGTAATTATGTGGTCGTTAGGAAATGAAGGCGGCAAAGGCAGAAATTTCGAGGCCATGGCCGACACGATAAAAAAGCTCGATCCTACACGGTTGGTGTTCAGCGATTCCGATCGTGATGTTTCTGCTATTTACGATGAAGGGTACCTGCATCCCGATAAACTGTTGGTGCTGGCTAATGAAATTACCGACAAGCCCGTGTTTATGCGCGAATATGCACACGCCATGGGGAATTCAGAGGGGAATTTAAAGGAATACTGGGACATAATTAATAGTCAACCGGATATAGCTGGAGCTGCAATCTGGGATTGGGTTGATCAGGGGATTGCCAAAAAGATTGATGGTTCGCCAATGAAATATGAAAATAACCCCGGAGAATTAAAACTGAACGATGATGAATTTTGGGCTTATGGCGGAGATTTTGGCGACCAACCCAACGATGGCGCATTTTGCATTAACGGTTTGGTTGGTGCCGACAGGATTCCGCATCCTCATTATTACGAGGTTCAGAAAGTATATCAGTACATTGATTTTCAGCTGGAGAACTTATCGCCATTAACAGTGAAAATAACTAACAACTACGGTTTTACTTCTGCCAGTGATATTAACTTCGTTTACGAATTCCTTTCCAATGGAAAATCAATTGGATCGGGTTTATTCGATTTTCCGCCGCTTGCTCCGGGAAGTTCACAGAATGTAGTCATCAGTTTTCCAAAAGATTACGATCAGGCAAACGACGAAATAATACTGAATTTATATGCCCGTTTAAAGCAACCCGAACTTTGGGCCGAAACAGGATTTACTGTGGCACGCGAACAGTTTATTTTAAAAACAACAGTGCCTCAAAAGATCGGAGCTACTGTAGCTGAGCTTTGGGTAAATGAAACACAGTCAGCTGTTGTGGTTGAGGCTGGTAATTCCCGGTTCAGTTTTGATAAGACTAGCGGTGCATTAAGCAGTTGGAAGGTAAAAGGGAAGGAATTGTTGAAAGGGAGTTTGGAGCCTTATTTCTGGAAACCGGCCAACGACAATCAGAAACGAAACGGCTATGATAAACGGCTTGGGAAATGGAAAGAAGCTGCAGGGAGGCGAAAAATTGAAGATGTTGAGGTGCAGAAAAAGGAGGATTTGGCAGTAATTACTTTTGCTGAGAAACTAACTGATATTGGGGCAGGTTGCGAATTAGTTTATACGATAAACGGGAATGGTAAATTGCAGGTGGAAGCAGCCTATACTCCCGAGGCTGAAGGCATTCCGCTGATGCCAAAGTTTGGTATGAGAATGAGGTTACTGTCTGATTTGAACACCATCGACTGGTATGGGCGCGGGCCTTTTGAAAATTATCCCGATCGTAAAACCGGTTATTTGATTGGTTTGTACCAACTGAAACTCGAAAACTTTATATCCGATTACGTAGTACCACAGGATAATGCCAACCGTTCGGATGTTCGCTGGTTTACTCTTTCAAATAAGAAGAAAGAAAGTATAAAAGTTACCGGTTTGCAAGCGCTTTGTTTCCGGGCATGGCCTTACATCGAAGAGGATTTGGAAAAGTCACGACATCCCTATGAATTACCCCAACGCGATTTTATCAATCTGAATATAGATCTGAACATTCATGGAGTAGGAGGTAACGATTCGTGGGGAGCAAGAACGTTGGATAAATATACAATTGATGGAAACCAGTCCTATAAATATGGTTTTATTCTCGAATATGATGCTGAATGA
- a CDS encoding zinc-binding alcohol dehydrogenase family protein — protein sequence MKAIEITTPGEVKIVEREIPQVGKGDVLLKIKYVGFCGSDLSTYLGKNPMVKYPRIPGHEISAVIEETGDEVPEGFQKGQSVTVVPYTNCGQCTSCKQKRFNACRYNETLGVQRDGAMAEYIVVPWQKVLKDEALSDVQLALVEPLTVGFHAIDNGKVTDIDTVVVFGCGMIGSGAIVRAKLRGATVIAVDIDDVKLKIAEQLGADFIINSKEKDLHKELQEITNGDGPNVVIEAAGNPVTYRAAIEEVAFAGRVVCIGYAGSEVSFLTKLWVQKELEIMGSRNANPSDFEAVIKYLKSTPVDEKLLISKTVSPEEAPVAMKEWSEAPGKIMKILVQF from the coding sequence ATGAAAGCAATAGAAATAACAACTCCAGGAGAAGTAAAGATTGTAGAACGCGAAATTCCTCAGGTGGGAAAAGGAGATGTTCTTCTTAAAATAAAATATGTTGGGTTCTGTGGCTCGGATTTAAGTACTTATCTCGGAAAAAATCCGATGGTAAAGTATCCGCGTATTCCGGGGCACGAAATATCGGCAGTTATCGAAGAAACAGGAGATGAAGTGCCTGAAGGTTTTCAGAAAGGGCAAAGTGTTACGGTTGTGCCTTATACCAATTGCGGGCAATGCACCTCGTGTAAACAAAAACGTTTTAATGCCTGCCGTTATAACGAAACGCTGGGAGTGCAGCGCGATGGTGCAATGGCCGAATATATTGTTGTTCCGTGGCAAAAAGTACTAAAAGATGAAGCGTTATCGGATGTTCAACTGGCATTGGTAGAGCCGCTAACCGTTGGTTTTCACGCCATCGATAACGGGAAAGTAACGGATATTGATACTGTGGTGGTATTTGGTTGCGGGATGATTGGTAGCGGTGCCATTGTTCGTGCAAAACTTCGGGGAGCAACCGTGATTGCTGTAGACATTGACGATGTGAAACTTAAGATAGCTGAGCAACTGGGAGCCGATTTCATTATTAATTCGAAAGAAAAGGATTTGCACAAAGAACTTCAGGAAATTACAAACGGAGATGGCCCAAACGTGGTTATCGAAGCTGCCGGAAATCCGGTTACATACCGAGCAGCAATTGAAGAGGTTGCCTTTGCCGGCCGGGTAGTTTGTATTGGTTATGCTGGTAGCGAAGTATCATTTTTAACAAAGCTCTGGGTGCAGAAAGAACTGGAAATAATGGGATCGCGCAATGCCAATCCATCCGATTTTGAAGCCGTAATAAAATACCTGAAAAGTACCCCGGTTGATGAAAAGCTATTGATTTCGAAAACAGTAAGCCCGGAAGAAGCGCCTGTTGCAATGAAAGAATGGTCGGAAGCACCCGGAAAAATAATGAAGATACTGGTTCAGTTCTAA
- a CDS encoding amidohydrolase family protein has protein sequence MIIDTHHHLWNYNPVEFDWIDDEMAAIRKSFLPADLQATLANTGVEGVVTVQARQSLEETNWLLKLASENDFIKGVVGWVSLADESIQQILEEYKSSPWLKGVRHVVQGEPDPEFILGKDFNKGISLLKYYNLVYDILIFEHQLTNTISFVDQHPEQQFVVDHIAKPKIKKNELEPWAKNIKELAKRENVSCKISGMVTEADYKLWTEEQLNPYFETILEAFGPSRLLFGSDWPVCLVATNYSNWLELVKKTISNFSKEEQDFILYKNAQRIYNI, from the coding sequence ATGATTATAGATACACATCATCATTTATGGAATTACAATCCGGTTGAATTTGATTGGATTGATGATGAAATGGCGGCCATCAGAAAGTCTTTTTTGCCCGCCGATTTGCAAGCTACGCTGGCTAATACCGGAGTTGAAGGTGTTGTAACTGTGCAGGCGCGTCAATCGCTGGAAGAAACCAACTGGCTTTTAAAGTTGGCTTCCGAAAACGACTTTATAAAAGGTGTTGTTGGCTGGGTGTCTCTGGCTGATGAAAGTATTCAACAAATATTAGAGGAATATAAAAGTAGTCCCTGGTTGAAAGGAGTGCGGCACGTTGTTCAGGGAGAGCCTGATCCCGAATTCATTTTAGGGAAGGATTTTAATAAGGGAATTTCGTTGCTAAAATACTATAATCTGGTATACGATATTCTGATTTTTGAACATCAACTGACCAATACAATAAGTTTTGTCGATCAGCATCCTGAGCAGCAGTTTGTGGTCGATCATATTGCCAAACCAAAAATCAAGAAGAATGAATTGGAACCTTGGGCAAAAAATATAAAGGAGCTGGCTAAGCGCGAAAATGTTTCGTGTAAAATAAGCGGGATGGTTACCGAGGCCGACTACAAATTGTGGACAGAAGAACAACTCAATCCGTATTTTGAAACTATTCTCGAGGCTTTTGGACCGTCGCGCCTGCTATTTGGTTCCGACTGGCCGGTTTGTCTGGTGGCAACAAATTATTCTAACTGGCTGGAATTAGTTAAAAAAACGATTTCGAATTTTTCTAAAGAAGAACAGGATTTTATTCTGTATAAAAACGCACAAAGGATATATAACATTTAA
- a CDS encoding aldo/keto reductase — MAATDDNDREKRKDDILGAYKALFELKQKGEVKAVGIGSKDWLVIKELYEEVKFDWVMFANKFTVYHHPKTIVDFMVQLEKDRVGIVNSAIFNAGFLTGGEYFDYRVVDPKDPADAHLFAWREKFFAVCQKHNIAPGDACLKFALSAPQIAAVALNPSKPHRMAHNKTLLNQEFPEAFWAELKSEKIIDAEYPYL, encoded by the coding sequence ATGGCCGCAACCGATGATAACGACCGGGAAAAACGAAAAGACGATATTTTGGGGGCATATAAAGCTTTATTCGAACTAAAACAAAAAGGCGAAGTAAAAGCTGTTGGAATTGGCTCAAAAGACTGGCTGGTAATAAAAGAATTGTACGAAGAGGTGAAATTCGACTGGGTAATGTTTGCCAATAAATTTACCGTTTACCATCATCCAAAAACAATCGTTGATTTTATGGTTCAACTTGAAAAAGATAGGGTGGGGATTGTTAACTCAGCAATATTTAATGCCGGTTTTTTAACTGGTGGCGAATATTTTGATTACCGGGTTGTCGATCCTAAAGATCCTGCCGATGCACATTTGTTTGCCTGGCGCGAGAAGTTCTTTGCGGTTTGCCAAAAACACAATATAGCTCCGGGTGACGCCTGTTTAAAGTTTGCCCTTTCCGCGCCTCAGATAGCTGCCGTTGCGTTAAATCCGAGTAAGCCGCACCGTATGGCGCACAACAAAACGCTTCTGAACCAGGAGTTTCCTGAAGCATTTTGGGCTGAGCTAAAAAGTGAAAAAATTATTGACGCAGAATATCCTTATTTGTAA
- a CDS encoding aldo/keto reductase, whose protein sequence is MNSMRLLGKTGLICPQIIYGTSYLGNLYRKLSEEEKLILMQEWFNVADGKVMIDSAGKYGAGLALEVIGQGLDKLGVDPSQITISNKLGWYRVPLTSTEPTFEPGAWANLEYDAVQKISYSGILDCWQQGCELLAENSSQRLFQFTTPMNT, encoded by the coding sequence ATGAATAGCATGCGATTATTGGGAAAAACGGGATTAATCTGTCCGCAAATTATTTACGGAACCAGTTATTTAGGAAATCTATACCGGAAACTTTCGGAGGAGGAGAAGCTAATTCTCATGCAGGAGTGGTTTAACGTGGCCGATGGGAAAGTAATGATCGACAGTGCCGGGAAATATGGCGCTGGATTGGCATTGGAAGTTATCGGACAAGGGCTGGATAAACTCGGTGTTGATCCCTCGCAAATTACAATCAGCAATAAATTGGGTTGGTACCGTGTGCCGTTAACCAGCACCGAGCCAACATTTGAGCCGGGAGCCTGGGCAAACCTTGAATATGATGCCGTTCAGAAAATAAGTTACAGTGGAATTTTAGACTGCTGGCAGCAGGGATGTGAATTGCTGGCGGAAAATTCAAGCCAGAGATTGTTTCAGTTCACGACCCCGATGAATACTTAA
- a CDS encoding L-rhamnose mutarotase, with product MKYKRYCKTMMLKDDPQLIEEYKKVHAKGNAWPEISQGMKEVGIIDMEIYLFNNHLFMIMDTTADFDHNKAMPELAGKPRQAEWEAFVSRFQVSSEKATANDKWQLMERIYELDQKNEYNAIDGQVKEIE from the coding sequence ATGAAGTATAAAAGATATTGCAAAACAATGATGCTGAAGGATGATCCGCAGCTAATTGAAGAATACAAAAAGGTGCACGCCAAAGGGAATGCCTGGCCGGAAATTTCGCAGGGAATGAAAGAGGTAGGAATTATTGATATGGAAATCTACCTGTTCAACAATCACTTGTTTATGATTATGGACACCACAGCTGATTTCGACCATAACAAAGCCATGCCCGAGTTGGCCGGAAAACCACGGCAGGCCGAATGGGAAGCTTTTGTGTCACGTTTTCAGGTAAGTAGCGAAAAAGCAACGGCTAATGATAAGTGGCAGTTAATGGAGCGGATTTATGAATTGGATCAAAAGAATGAATATAATGCCATTGATGGGCAGGTTAAAGAAATTGAGTAA
- a CDS encoding LacI family DNA-binding transcriptional regulator, translating into MGNRHISLKDLAKELNISISTVSRALKDHPDISREMKEKVKQLAAERNYTPNPLAMGLLKQETRMIGIVVPDLVTHFYASIISGIESIAKQNGYFAVIASSNESIVKEKESIENLLKARVEGLIVCMSRETDNTEHFEKLISRDIPLVMFDRVCLSDKVPAVIADNADASKKIIEHFYSKGYRRIAYVSGPENLSISTERMNGYWAGIKACGLTPNKNLVENCDLTFESAKTAMNRLLQLPDIPDAVYGINDTVAFGLMKAIKEAGLKIPDDIGVVGFTDEFHSVVVSPALTSVTHPTFEMGQQIAQLFFKRLAEPHVEMRIVKTQLIERESSNKSRN; encoded by the coding sequence ATGGGAAACCGACATATATCGTTAAAAGATCTTGCAAAGGAACTAAACATTTCAATTTCCACTGTTTCAAGGGCTTTAAAGGATCATCCTGACATTAGCCGGGAGATGAAAGAAAAAGTAAAGCAACTCGCGGCAGAAAGAAATTATACCCCGAATCCTCTGGCAATGGGCTTACTGAAACAGGAAACGAGGATGATTGGAATAGTAGTTCCTGATTTGGTTACTCATTTTTATGCTTCCATCATATCAGGAATTGAAAGTATTGCAAAACAGAATGGATACTTTGCAGTTATTGCAAGCTCGAACGAAAGTATTGTTAAAGAAAAAGAATCGATTGAAAACCTGTTGAAAGCCAGAGTTGAGGGATTGATTGTATGTATGAGCAGAGAAACCGACAACACCGAACATTTTGAAAAGCTGATCAGCCGTGATATTCCGCTGGTTATGTTTGACCGGGTTTGCCTCAGTGATAAAGTTCCGGCAGTAATAGCTGATAATGCTGATGCATCAAAAAAAATTATCGAACATTTCTATTCAAAAGGTTACCGGAGAATTGCCTATGTTTCGGGCCCGGAGAACCTGAGTATTTCAACAGAAAGAATGAATGGCTATTGGGCTGGAATAAAGGCCTGTGGTTTAACACCGAATAAGAACTTAGTAGAAAACTGTGACCTGACTTTCGAATCGGCCAAAACAGCCATGAACAGGCTTCTTCAATTGCCCGATATACCTGATGCCGTTTATGGCATTAACGATACCGTTGCATTTGGTTTAATGAAAGCAATAAAAGAAGCAGGACTAAAAATACCTGATGATATTGGAGTTGTCGGTTTTACCGATGAGTTCCACTCGGTTGTAGTAAGCCCAGCCTTAACCTCAGTAACCCACCCCACTTTTGAAATGGGACAACAGATCGCTCAGCTTTTTTTCAAAAGGTTAGCCGAACCTCATGTAGAAATGCGGATTGTAAAAACGCAGCTTATTGAGCGGGAGTCATCAAACAAATCTCGAAACTAA